Proteins encoded in a region of the Clostridium beijerinckii genome:
- a CDS encoding flavodoxin family protein, translating to MKVVAFNGSPNKNGNTYHALKLIAEELEKQDIEVKIIHIGSQAIKGCMSCWGCYKNQNEKCVLKGDSVNEWIGKMKEADGIILGSPVHYSGISGAMKSFLDRAFVVNENNGSILRHKVGAAVVAVRRSGGTAALDQLNKYINYSEMLMPSSRYWNVIHGTTPGEVIQDEEGVQIMKTLAKNMAWLLKLVEYGKDNIEAPEKEDKILTNFIRQ from the coding sequence ATGAAAGTTGTAGCTTTTAATGGTAGCCCAAATAAAAATGGAAACACTTATCATGCATTAAAATTAATTGCAGAGGAATTAGAAAAACAAGATATAGAAGTTAAAATAATACATATAGGTAGTCAAGCTATAAAGGGATGCATGTCATGTTGGGGGTGTTATAAAAATCAAAATGAAAAATGTGTTTTAAAGGGAGATTCTGTAAATGAATGGATCGGAAAAATGAAAGAGGCAGATGGGATAATACTAGGTTCTCCTGTACATTATTCAGGAATAAGCGGGGCAATGAAATCTTTCTTGGATAGAGCTTTTGTTGTAAATGAAAATAATGGCAGCATATTAAGACATAAGGTTGGTGCAGCTGTTGTAGCGGTTCGACGTTCTGGAGGTACAGCTGCACTTGATCAGTTAAACAAGTACATTAATTATTCTGAGATGTTAATGCCATCATCAAGATACTGGAACGTTATTCATGGCACAACTCCAGGAGAAGTTATACAGGATGAAGAAGGGGTTCAAATAATGAAGACCTTAGCTAAAAATATGGCTTGGCTGCTTAAACTTGTAGAGTATGGAAAAGATAATATAGAAGCACC